In Paenibacillus guangzhouensis, a single window of DNA contains:
- a CDS encoding carbohydrate ABC transporter permease, which produces MLTLFPFWYEIVASLSSSRAITSGEVFLWPIEFNTVAYRRLFDDGQLIMAMGNTIIVTIVGTLFNVIMTIMAAYPLSRKRLVGRNGLLLCITISMLFVAGLIPNFILIKSLGLMNSYWAIWLPGLISTYNMFVMKTFMEGLPEEIEESASIDGAGDLRILLQIYLPLCKPILAALSLFYAVGWWNSYFNVMLYITESTKLTVMVKLYQMISLVDSNLLNNMGGNEALEQVLLTPEALKAAAVVIVVTPILCIYPFLQKHFVKGVLIGSVKG; this is translated from the coding sequence TTGTTAACCTTATTCCCGTTCTGGTACGAAATCGTGGCGTCTCTCAGCAGCAGCAGGGCGATTACGTCCGGCGAAGTGTTTTTGTGGCCGATCGAATTCAATACGGTTGCGTATCGTCGGCTGTTCGATGATGGACAGCTCATCATGGCGATGGGAAATACCATTATCGTTACGATTGTCGGTACCTTGTTTAACGTGATCATGACGATCATGGCGGCTTATCCGCTCTCAAGAAAAAGATTGGTGGGTCGAAATGGATTACTCCTATGCATTACGATTTCCATGTTGTTTGTCGCAGGGTTGATTCCTAATTTTATATTGATTAAATCACTTGGGCTTATGAATTCGTATTGGGCCATTTGGCTGCCGGGATTGATCAGTACGTATAACATGTTTGTGATGAAGACGTTCATGGAAGGACTTCCGGAGGAAATTGAGGAGTCGGCATCCATCGATGGTGCTGGTGACTTGCGAATCCTGCTGCAAATCTATTTACCGCTGTGTAAGCCGATTTTGGCGGCGTTGTCCCTGTTCTATGCCGTTGGATGGTGGAACAGTTACTTCAACGTGATGCTGTATATCACAGAATCGACGAAGCTGACCGTCATGGTTAAGCTGTATCAGATGATCAGTCTGGTGGACAGTAACCTACTGAACAATATGGGAGGGAATGAGGCGTTGGAGCAGGTTCTTCTGACGCCAGAGGCACTGAAGGCGGCAGCAGTCGTCATCGTCGTCACGCCGATCCTGTGCATTTATCCGTTCCTCCAGAAGCATTTCGTCAAAGGTGTACTTATTGGGTCGGTCAAGGGCTGA
- a CDS encoding ABC transporter permease, protein MKGRLATAESQTGSHAVRNGLSRRPIWRRMLRDKYLYFMLVPVFCFYFLFKYVPIVGEIIAFKDYRFSDGVFGSSWVGFKHFQMIFASSDFWRILRNTLMLNLYSLVFGFPVPIILALLLNEVRRNWYKRIVQNMLYIPHFMSWAVLGSIVIAALSPSTGIVNLLLKKITGGESIYFMADSFWWPIAYTIAGIWREAGWGTILYLAAMASIDPQLYEAAKIDGAAKLRQIWHITLPGIRGTIAILLILRMGQMMDVGLEQTLVHQNNSVLDVADVISTYVYRVGLQNMSYSYTTAIGLFQSVIGVILVLGVNRLIRLFGERGLW, encoded by the coding sequence CTGCGGGACAAATATTTATATTTTATGCTTGTGCCTGTCTTCTGTTTTTATTTTCTTTTTAAATACGTTCCGATTGTCGGAGAGATCATTGCTTTTAAAGACTATCGATTCTCGGACGGTGTATTCGGCAGTTCGTGGGTCGGATTCAAACATTTTCAAATGATATTCGCTAGCTCGGATTTTTGGAGGATCCTGAGGAACACGCTCATGCTTAACCTGTACAGTCTGGTGTTCGGATTCCCCGTTCCGATCATACTCGCTCTTCTATTAAATGAAGTTCGCCGGAACTGGTATAAGCGGATCGTGCAAAATATGCTCTACATTCCCCACTTCATGTCATGGGCGGTGCTAGGCAGCATTGTCATTGCCGCATTATCGCCGAGTACGGGGATCGTGAATCTGCTGCTCAAGAAAATAACCGGCGGAGAAAGCATCTATTTCATGGCCGATTCATTCTGGTGGCCGATTGCCTATACGATCGCAGGGATTTGGCGAGAAGCCGGCTGGGGAACGATTCTATATCTGGCGGCGATGGCTTCAATTGATCCTCAGCTCTATGAAGCAGCCAAGATCGACGGTGCCGCCAAGCTGCGGCAAATCTGGCATATCACGTTGCCTGGCATCCGCGGTACGATTGCCATCTTGCTCATACTCCGCATGGGACAAATGATGGACGTCGGCTTGGAACAGACGCTTGTCCATCAGAATAATTCCGTACTGGATGTAGCGGATGTCATTAGTACGTATGTGTACAGGGTAGGACTTCAGAACATGAGCTACAGTTACACGACGGCCATCGGTTTGTTCCAATCGGTTATTGGCGTCATTCTCGTTCTCGGCGTCAATCGCCTGATCCGACTTTTCGGGGAACGGGGGCTGTGGTGA